AGTTCGATAGCAGGCACATCAATTAGAAGCACTATTGAGGGAATGAAGCTACTCAATAATACAATCATGTGAAGCATGACATATGTACGTACATTAGAAGACATGAAAATTTCTAATTAGGGTGGCAAACATAGAGAAAATAGAAGTTTTATTCTATCTATCTCTGTAAGATTTGTTAAAGATAGCAAATAATGATTTGGTTTATTAACTACTTTGTGTTTAGAATATTACTTACCAATTACAAATCTTTGCAAAATACGCACTCTTATTCAAAACTCCAATAAAAACAATGCTTTATCACACTTTAATTACATTGAAATATAAAATTAATATCTGAATGCCTATTAATTATTCAATCTACTAAGTTCTTTAAATAAAGATTCTTCTTTATCACTAAGTTGTGTTGGAATTTCAATGCGAAGTTTGACAAACATATCTCCAAATTTATCTGATTTTCCATACAAAGGCATTCCTAAATTTTTGAGTCTTAATTTCTGTCCATTTTGTGCGCCTTTAGGGATAGGAATATTTATAGGACTTCCTTTAATAGTTGGTATTTGTACTTTTCCACCTAAAACAGCAGCATATAAATCTACTTTTACATTACAGTACAAATCATCTCCTTTTCTTTCAAAGGTAGGATGTTTTTCAACTTTTACATAAATATACAAGTCGCCACTTTGTCCATTTGAGCCTTTTTCGCCTTTTCCTTTTAGTCTTAGTTTTTTATTGTCTGTTGTTCCTGCTTTTATATTGATGCGAAGTTGCTGTTTGTTTACACTGATTGTGCGAGTAGTTCCAAAATAGGCTTCTTGCAATGTAATTGTCATTTCAGCTTCCAAATCTCTTCCTGCTGAAGCAGCTGAGCCAAAACCACTAGCACCTGTTTTTCCTCCAAACATTTGCTCAAAAAAACTACTAAAGCCTCCTTGCCCAAAGGCATCATCAAAATTAGTTTCGTATTGTGCATATCCACCTCCATTTCTGTTTCCACTAAAGTCATAGTGTCCACCACCAGAACCTGCACCTTCATATTTCTGATAATCTTGACCAAATTGGTCATATTTTTTGCGCTTTTCTGGGTCTTTTAGTGTTTCATAGGCTTCATTTATTTCCTTAAATTTTGTTTCTGCTTGTGGATTGCCTGTATTTTTGTCTGGATGGTATTTGACAGCAAGTTTACGAAATGCTTTTTTTATTTCGTCTGCTGTTGCAGTTTTTTTTATTTCTAATGTTTTGTAATAATCCATAATTAATTATCTTGTTTTATCGAATCAAATAAAAAGTGTAATAAAAAAATATTCAAAAAATAAATGCTTATTTGTATTTTATGAATTTACTAGAAACAAGAATTATGAATTACATTTTTTTTATATAAATCGTAATTCATAATTCCTCATTCGCAATTGAATCTAATCAATTTTTACTTTGCGAATTTCTGTTTGAGTTTCTTTGTTTATGAATGGCAA
This is a stretch of genomic DNA from Bernardetia sp. MNP-M8. It encodes these proteins:
- a CDS encoding J domain-containing protein, which codes for MDYYKTLEIKKTATADEIKKAFRKLAVKYHPDKNTGNPQAETKFKEINEAYETLKDPEKRKKYDQFGQDYQKYEGAGSGGGHYDFSGNRNGGGYAQYETNFDDAFGQGGFSSFFEQMFGGKTGASGFGSAASAGRDLEAEMTITLQEAYFGTTRTISVNKQQLRINIKAGTTDNKKLRLKGKGEKGSNGQSGDLYIYVKVEKHPTFERKGDDLYCNVKVDLYAAVLGGKVQIPTIKGSPINIPIPKGAQNGQKLRLKNLGMPLYGKSDKFGDMFVKLRIEIPTQLSDKEESLFKELSRLNN